The following proteins come from a genomic window of Pirellula staleyi DSM 6068:
- the tpx gene encoding thiol peroxidase — MSRPAAVTFKGTPMTLAGEAVKPGQAAPDFTIHFFEGGLKTITLADLKGKPSFLSIVPSLDTGVCKIQTKKFNDELASLKDKINAVTISLDLPFAMNRFCGAEGITNMKVGSDYQNRSFGNAYGMLIEELKLLARGTVVIDADGKIVHAETVSEVTSEPNYDAAMTAIKSLL; from the coding sequence ATGTCGCGCCCCGCTGCTGTTACGTTCAAAGGGACCCCGATGACCCTCGCTGGCGAAGCTGTGAAGCCAGGTCAGGCGGCCCCCGATTTCACCATTCACTTCTTCGAAGGTGGCCTGAAGACGATCACCCTCGCCGATCTGAAGGGGAAGCCCTCGTTCCTGAGCATCGTCCCTTCGCTCGACACCGGCGTTTGCAAGATCCAAACCAAAAAGTTCAACGACGAGCTCGCCTCGCTGAAGGACAAGATCAACGCCGTGACGATCAGCCTCGATCTCCCCTTCGCCATGAACCGCTTCTGCGGCGCCGAAGGGATCACCAACATGAAGGTCGGTAGCGACTATCAAAATCGCAGCTTCGGCAATGCTTATGGCATGCTGATCGAAGAACTGAAGCTCCTCGCCCGTGGCACCGTGGTGATCGACGCCGATGGCAAGATCGTGCACGCTGAAACGGTGAGCGAAGTCACCAGCGAACCGAACTACGACGCTGCCATGACTGCTATCAAGAGCCTGCTGTAA
- a CDS encoding ComEC/Rec2 family competence protein — protein sequence MNVPPKELLITPSENESDLEQDIEQQPALAEIPLQPTGRFHYEPLLLVFVALAAGIVVDRCAKVAPSVWVTTAIVAAIAWGVLLTRGRDRAGSLALLLLTASLGGTWHHATWFVVEPNEIGLVLDESIRPMAVRAIAVHSPRWVPAPPPSAMRIVPKGEESELLVRVIAIRERNVWRSASGLASLDVEGHLEGVRAGDTLEMMVLASRPMQPLNPGDFDYAAWQRSRGIYCMMRAVRPECITKIKSGWAWSFSRIMSNIRERGSHLVRAHIATRRGTLASAVLLGTREQLDPQRNEDFLLTGTIHVLSISGIHVSLLAGGFWTLLRLGILPRRAALWSAIVLTLLYAVLIDAQPPVMRAAVLVAAVCLAMLVGRRALSWNSLALAGILVLVLNPASLFLAGPQLSFLAVAVMILMTPLMTAEDRREPLQKLIDQSRAWPVRAAKRALRWLWQMWLVGAAIWITSLPIVWQQYGLISPVGLLLNLVIMLPTATAMYSGFSLLLLAPISPLLGDYCGACCDGSLWLMELAIVWGKSLPASYFKTPPPPLWWTIASYLWPLPLLVLPRKLVPSWHTMGGFVFVWLLLGGCFALHLPERLQTRDMPLRCTFIAVGHGLSVLVEYPDGTTMLYDAGKVGAPVGAARAASSVMQSRGLVTLDRLVISHADADHFSGVPMLVSDHRARKIYTSPSMLAREEPAVRELREAIERSRTPTGHLAAGDQWTSGAAITRVLHPQADEVAERDNENSLVLAIEIGGRRILLTGDLEGRALEQLLAREALDADVVLAPHHGSPRSNPDGFASWCKPEVVVISGSRHPEDLPNIAEVTAAYEAHGSAVYHTQVDGSVTIEITPQGALQVSTFRQRTLPREASAAITPQ from the coding sequence ATGAACGTTCCCCCGAAAGAGCTGTTGATCACTCCGTCGGAAAACGAGTCTGACCTCGAGCAGGATATCGAGCAGCAACCTGCGCTGGCCGAGATTCCGCTGCAGCCGACCGGCAGGTTTCACTACGAGCCGCTGCTGCTGGTGTTCGTGGCGCTAGCGGCGGGCATTGTTGTCGATCGGTGTGCCAAGGTGGCTCCGAGTGTGTGGGTGACGACGGCGATCGTCGCCGCGATTGCCTGGGGAGTGCTCCTGACGCGTGGTCGCGATCGAGCAGGTTCACTCGCGCTGCTGTTGCTCACAGCGTCGCTTGGAGGCACCTGGCATCATGCGACCTGGTTTGTGGTGGAGCCCAACGAGATTGGCTTGGTGCTCGATGAGTCGATTCGACCGATGGCAGTGCGCGCGATCGCCGTCCATTCGCCGCGCTGGGTTCCGGCCCCTCCGCCGAGCGCCATGCGAATTGTTCCCAAAGGAGAAGAGAGCGAACTGCTGGTGCGCGTGATTGCGATTCGCGAACGCAACGTGTGGCGGAGCGCCTCGGGCCTGGCGTCGCTCGATGTGGAAGGACATCTCGAGGGAGTGAGGGCTGGCGATACGCTCGAGATGATGGTCTTGGCTAGTCGTCCAATGCAGCCGCTGAATCCTGGCGATTTCGACTACGCCGCCTGGCAACGGAGTCGCGGTATCTACTGCATGATGCGCGCGGTTCGTCCCGAATGTATTACGAAAATCAAATCGGGTTGGGCTTGGAGTTTTTCGCGGATCATGAGCAACATTCGCGAGCGTGGCAGTCATTTAGTTCGAGCGCACATTGCCACGCGGCGCGGCACTCTGGCCTCGGCCGTGCTGCTCGGAACGCGCGAGCAACTCGATCCGCAGCGGAACGAAGATTTTCTTCTGACTGGCACGATTCATGTCCTCTCGATTTCGGGGATTCACGTGTCGCTGCTGGCGGGGGGATTTTGGACCTTGCTCCGTTTGGGGATTCTTCCGCGACGTGCTGCGCTCTGGTCGGCGATCGTTCTCACGCTGCTCTACGCGGTGCTGATCGATGCCCAGCCGCCGGTTATGCGTGCCGCTGTGCTGGTGGCAGCCGTTTGTTTAGCGATGCTTGTGGGACGTCGCGCGCTTTCGTGGAATTCCTTGGCGCTGGCCGGCATTTTGGTGCTCGTACTGAATCCCGCGAGTCTGTTTCTGGCCGGGCCGCAACTCAGTTTTCTCGCGGTCGCCGTGATGATTTTGATGACGCCGCTGATGACCGCCGAAGATCGCCGCGAGCCGCTGCAAAAGCTCATCGACCAATCGCGCGCTTGGCCGGTGCGCGCAGCGAAGCGTGCCCTGCGCTGGCTCTGGCAAATGTGGCTTGTGGGAGCGGCGATTTGGATCACATCGCTTCCGATTGTGTGGCAGCAATATGGACTGATTTCGCCGGTCGGATTGCTGCTGAATCTCGTCATCATGCTCCCCACGGCAACGGCGATGTATAGCGGTTTCTCGCTACTGCTGCTCGCGCCGATCTCTCCGCTGCTGGGAGACTACTGCGGCGCCTGTTGCGATGGAAGTTTGTGGCTCATGGAACTGGCGATCGTGTGGGGCAAATCGCTCCCCGCTAGTTATTTCAAAACGCCGCCGCCACCACTTTGGTGGACCATCGCCAGCTATCTCTGGCCACTTCCGCTGCTCGTCTTGCCGCGCAAGTTGGTTCCCTCGTGGCACACCATGGGAGGGTTCGTTTTCGTTTGGCTGCTACTCGGCGGCTGTTTTGCGCTGCATCTTCCCGAGCGATTGCAGACGCGCGACATGCCACTCCGCTGCACCTTCATTGCCGTGGGGCATGGGCTCTCGGTGCTCGTTGAGTATCCCGATGGAACGACGATGCTGTACGACGCGGGCAAAGTGGGAGCACCGGTCGGCGCAGCGCGGGCGGCGAGCAGCGTGATGCAAAGTCGCGGGCTCGTGACACTCGATCGGCTGGTGATTTCGCACGCCGATGCCGACCATTTCTCGGGGGTTCCGATGCTGGTTTCCGACCACCGCGCGAGGAAAATCTATACTTCTCCCTCGATGCTCGCGCGCGAGGAGCCTGCCGTGCGGGAGCTGCGCGAGGCGATTGAGCGCTCGCGCACTCCCACCGGACATCTGGCGGCGGGTGATCAGTGGACTAGTGGCGCGGCGATCACGCGCGTGCTGCATCCGCAAGCCGACGAAGTTGCCGAGCGCGATAACGAGAACAGCCTCGTGCTGGCGATCGAAATCGGGGGTCGACGAATTCTGCTGACGGGGGATCTCGAAGGTCGCGCGCTCGAGCAACTTCTGGCGCGCGAGGCGCTCGATGCCGACGTCGTTTTGGCTCCTCATCATGGAAGCCCGCGCAGTAATCCCGATGGTTTTGCCAGTTGGTGTAAGCCCGAAGTGGTGGTGATTAGCGGGAGCCGCCATCCGGAAGATTTGCCGAACATTGCGGAAGTGACGGCTGCCTACGAGGCGCACGGAAGTGCTGTTTATCACACGCAGGTCGATGGAAGTGTGACGATCGAAATCACCCCGCAAGGAGCACTGCAGGTGAGCACTTTTCGCCAGCGAACTTTACCGCGGGAAGCGTCTGCAGCAATCACGCCTCAGTAG